The genomic DNA GCTTTCCCTTTCTTCGTCTCGCTTtctctgttaaacatcacatgtacttatcaataaTCATTCACATTTCATTCTATTCGTTACAAACTTataactacccttcgtttcacccgaatccaacgtacggattgaaagttatgaataaaacagtcaaacaacgcacgtacaatcatattacgcatcaattagatcacatataacacgtagcacgtaagatattcaattaaaataattattcaaagaagattcggggttaaaacgattttccaaatatttaatataattttttgaacaattttcggaattaaaacgggctccgaatcattttataattaaataatagggttcgaacacccgaatctgattttaaaataattttataatagttatcgagccttgaaaataatttttaaataatattttaaagctcgaactattttccaagatttttaaattaattttaaataattaaatctaattattaaatcaattaaattaataattaattaattaaattaattaatcaattattaataaattaatcgattaattaaaataattaaaaattaattataattaattaataaaataatttcaatttatttttttgaataaataaatatttaaaataattttctgaatttaaaataattaaataaatgtttttctgatttttaaaataataaaaatatcatttttataataaaattaaacaTGAATCCAGTTTTTGTAGGTTCCTGAAATTTCAGGAACTAAAATATAACTTTTGCGAAAATAGGAGGACCAATATGTAAATTCTTCATCTTCTCCGACGACCTGGCGGCGCCGGTGGCGGCGACACCGCCGACCGTCGATCCCCTGCCCAGAAAGCTTCAAAAAACTGCGGATTTGCAGCTCTTCACTCCAAGAACACGTTACTGCAAATAAAAAGTACAAACAGCTCGTGGTTTGGCCGGAAAACTTCGCCGAAGTTTTTCGACGCCGCCACGAGCGTTTTTCCGGCGAGTTAAATCCAGGCCTCCTCAGATCATGTTGTACACACCAATCGAACCGTTATTGCACGATCTATTCATTGGTATCTTCAATTCCAACCCGGAATCAACCAATTTAAAAGTCCCAATTTCAATTGAAATTGTTCTtaaatataaaccctaatttttatatCCGAGAATCAAAGCTACTTTTTTACATGATGCAAAActcaaaatctgacatattatataccaaaaCGATCATAAAAATATTATCAACATGATTATaacatcaaatcacatcaacaacatcaagaacaaattttcatatttaaatccataataaatttgaattaaaacaaTTAGACGGAAAATTACCCGATGTTTCTGGGTTTGATTTGATGATTTATTATGATTAtatatttcgagagcttcattttgatatattgtaTGCTTGAATCGGAGTTTGGTAACGTCATCGTTCGTGCGTTTtattctcaggaacgtatcggtttctaggatttttctctgtatttactgtattcgtactagttgcaaatgaataaacgaataaaatgaaataataaataggctatttatatttacgaaatattagttcgttttggatcgtattggatcaataaaatagttgcttagccgctaagtaactgcaataactattcgatttgatatcagttttggataattatcaaaaccggacttcttataaaatactttatacgataATAATGTAATagtatcccgtctttcgagaacaCGGGCTTTGTTGATTAACAAAATtggttagcgtatcgaaaattttacgccgggacgcgcgggtcaaaccgtaatccggattgaaaaagtcaaaacacggaaaatgtctggaattaccagattaggttaagatagagttttcggaagagtttcgggttacaaaagcgtaaaaacggttgaggttgggcGATTCCCAggtttataaaataattttgtaattattcataaataattaataaattcataaatcaatataaaattatagaatactccaaaaattacaaaaaaaaaattcttaattatctatattttattctggacataatagaATTAATacactcacattttatcacatatatacatctaaatattattatcaaccagcagataattcaccaaaattcacataaaaattatttattgataaaataattacacgcgatatcccgaaTATTATAGATATACCTCTAAAAGAATGCATTTTCACGATTATTGTGCCACATACTATATGCTTGATGAAACCCTAGCCAAATTTCTTTAGCCGATCTAACTATTTTTAGGTCTTTGATGTTCTATCGATATGTCTTTGAAGATTTGTTGATCGAATACAGAAAGAGATACGTGTTGATCGAATACCGGgagatatatttatatttaatattaaattcataatattaataaaaaattgaCTAATATTTAACTCAGAAAACTAAAATGTACATGTAATTAGGGACGTAGGGAGTATTTTTTAAAATCTtgcaaattaaaaaaaaaagagtAAAATATAACTGGAGATATTTGAAACATATTTTGTACGATGTTAATTGAaatttttatcaaattttaatatgAATTAAACACAAACAGAATAACATATAATCCGATACGAACAAACTTGATCATAACAAAATTAATCTGATTCGAAATTGATTTGATCATGCTATCTAATTTATGAAATCTAGTTGTACTGTTGTAGGCACACGACATTCATCGACTCAGGCAGAATTCAAAATAGGTTCGCGATGTCAGGTCATAACTCATAATTTACATTTTCCAACCGAACTAACATGTGGATTAATTTATACATAATACTATTATTTACATAATAGAAATAATCACGAATTGGCTTCTTATTATGAGAGTTCATATATATGGCTAAAACTTTCTAATAAAGTAAAAGTGCttctaaattaaaaaatatagcttaaaatCATAAGTAAATTGGATGCAACATTTTTAGGAAcaacttttttttaaaataattttatttgacaAAGTTAATATTATCATTCAAGTAGATAAATAgcaaatttatatatatatatttagtttTAACAGTTTTAATAACTCAAAATACAAATAACCTAAATAACTTAAAGTTTACTTTGAAGTTTTGAATTGTAAATAATTATGATAAATTTATCTAAACAGATTCcaaaattttgaataaattataaaaaaaacatTTCAAAGTTTACTGAATGCCGTTTCTGATATCAAATGAATCAAAAGCCAGCGCATAGAAAAAAACTCATGAAAAACAGGGATAATAATCAAATGGGCGGTGGGGAAGTTGATATAAAATACCAGGTACACTTGTTTATAATATCCTGCTAGTTTGTGGGAATAAGAAATGAAGATTGAAGGTCAAGGATAATTACCGGTTGCCCCATGTTGGCGCCCACAGTTCTGAAACTAAAACTAGAACCTCATACCCATGGTTTTATTACGTGGTTTTGGATTATCTTTAGTTTTTTTACCCTGTTTGGTAAGTTGACAACTAGTACTCGAATTTCCTGAAAACAGGGAGCTGCGTCTGTGGGCCTGCCCAGGCTTTCCCAAGATACGTGGCGATCTGTTAAATTCTACGAGTTTTACGCGCTTTACGCGCCATTATATCTTTTGACTGCTTTGCTTGAGAGCTGATTCAAAGCAGCCCTATTCTGTACCCCTCTTTGGAGTCTTGGAATACTGTACTCTTCTTATTTTACATATTTAAAGGTTTAATTATATATTCTTCTAAAAATTTCTGATTTTATCGTCCTTTACAATGTACGTCActgatttaatttttgaaatttaattaattttaaattgaTATTTTGATCGATATTTTCGAAAATCAATTTTTGTAACATAGTTAATTAATGGTCACCAAAATCGGCTTAATACATCAATTTGATTAGTGAAGTGAAACAATAATAAAATTATCACTAAAGTCAGTGACAAGTACAATCCCTCAATTGTACTCAATATTTAATAAAAGTAACcgatcttatttaatcacttttAAAACTAGACTCGTCAATATTAACATCTTTAAACTTCTTGCTAACCGAGTCCTTCTTAAATTATAACACATCAACATTTTTCATCATTAAATATTGAGAAAAATTAATAGAACGTTGATGACTTTAGTGGTCACTATCTTGTACTATTTCAATTCAGTGACTAATTTGATAGATGAATAACCAATGTGATAATTAACCCGTGATTAGGTATAAACTGGTCAATAAAGTAAAGATGATATATCATTTAATTAACTGATTTTAACGGGATATTATTTTGATAACTAAagttatataaaatattatatatatatattaaaataatatatatatatatacctctatgtatttttatttaaatatgataaaataattaaaaaatgtaATAATTTTTCAGCAACTTTTATTGGATAATCATGACGCTgcattatttttttaataatataatcaACAGATTATAAAACTAAAATTGGTCTGGGGTATTTTTTGCATATAGgaatttattattaataataatttaaagATCAATTAGAAATTATCACCTAAACCTAATATATTATTGTGTGCTCGTGATATACGATAAAAAATTTCTATATATACACTTATTCAGGAATTTAATTTGAATTAAGCCTTTAAAAAAAATTGCCCACCAGAGCATAATACACGTTCACATTCCACAGGGTAGTAGCGAGTGATTACAAACGCGAAAGGATGTAAAAGTCGACAAACGCGAAACGAGGTAAAAGTCTACGACTGATAATTTGCATGTGAAGTCTTTGGTTAATTAGATTAGTAATAAAAAATCAGGTTCAATATTAATGCTAATTAGTAATGGGTTTTTTAGGCTCACAATAAGCACTAACTTATATTTTGATTGGTCCTCTAGTCATAAATATTGATGGACCTTCTGCATTTACAACAACTCCATTAATAAAAATGCAACAAACTCATAAAATTTAGTGTTTATTATGGACACTTGGGCACAAATTAGAGAGACCGAATTACTAAATTCCATGAATTAGTTATCGATCTTTCTAATGTGTGCCCAAGCGTACATAATAAGCACTAACTCCCATGAGTTTGGTACATTTTGATTGGTGGAGTTGTTGTAAATGCAGGGGTCCATCAATATTTATAATTAGATAATCAATCAAAATGCACCAAACTCATGAGAGTTAGGGTTTATTGTGTGGTTTTGGGCATATATTAGAAAACCCGATTAGTTATTTGTAGTACTCCCTCTGTCCCCTAGAAAGTATACATTGGGGGACGGGGAGCCGACACACATTTTAACGCTCCTTTATAACATATTtgcataaattattttaatttttttttcttctgaataaaaatttgatatttgaagtttaataaaaaaaagaaaattttaaaaataaattagggaaatatattttttattcactttaaaatgcgtgtcgaacaTTGAAAAAAAACTGTATACTATCggatgggacagagggagtagttGTTAATAAAAAATAAGGTTCAAATAGTAATAGCCAAGTTCCATGAATGTGGAAACCCTGGTATTTCAAAAACAATCTACCACTGTTTTGGAAACAGCTGCGGCCCGTAGTACCATCTCCCCTCTACAAACCAAGCGGCCGTGGACCCCATCCTCATATAAATAAACCTCCTATATCATGGCTTCTTTACTTGTCTATCATATCCCAAACACTTCCACAACTCTCTCAAAAGCCAACAACATCTCTCGATATTATCATACTCACAATGCGAACGAGCTGTAATGGATGTAGAGCTCTCCGTAAAGGATGCAGTGATGACTGTAGCATCAAACCTTGCCTTCAATGGATCAAAACTCCTGAGTCTCAAGCCCATGCTACTGTCTTCTTGGCCAAGTTTTACGGCCGAGCTGGCCTTTTAAATCTTGTCAACACTGGCCCTTCCCATCTCCGTCCTGGTTAGTTCTCGcttatatactccctccgtcaCTTTTTAGTTgtcaatttttatttttttttgttcgCGTTTTTAGTGGAATGAATAATAATATTTTCTCATTATTTATTTTCATGATcgataaaattaaaaatttgatgTGCCTTGTTTAACAATTTTGCTCTGCTAATTTCAGCAATATTTAGGTCACTATTATACGAAGCTTGTGGTCGAATAGTGAACCCAATATACGGGTCGGTCGGGTTATTGTGGTCCGGAAATTGGCAGCTTTGCCAAGATGCTGTGGAGGCCGTTTTAAAAGGAAGCCCAATTACTAAAATTTCAAGTGAGACCGCCGAAACTGATAATGGGCCACCTCTCAAGGCCTATGACATCCGTCATATTCCAAAAGATGACAACTCTTCCGGGTCAAACCAACTTCACCGGGTCAGGAATCGGTGCAGGTTCAAGAAATCAGCTGCAAAAAAGCAAGATAATTCGGGTTGGATCCGACCCGAGAATGAGTGTGCCCGGTCACCAAGTCATGAGTCAGCTTTGAGCCATTTATCTGAGGTGGCTATTAATATGGAGGCTTCTGAGATCTTGGCTTGTGAAGATGAGGGTTCGGCCCATTGTGGAGCTGATGGAGAAATTGAACTTGAGTTGACGTTGGGCTTGAGATTCTAGGCTTAAAGGAACCCTCCAATTTTGGGCTTAGATAATAATGGGCTTTAAGGCTTGTATACTTTTTGATTTTCATTAGAGGCTTGATGTACAAATTGTGATTATAACTTGTACTACAGATAGATAACTGGGCTTGATCCTTGAAACTTTCAATATGGAACTTTTTTCGTTAGTTTTCACATTTTTCTTTTTGCTCGGTAGTTTCCAAAATCTTTAATATTATATTTGAGAACAATTAATCCGATTAATTTAAATGATGAATTTTAAAACTTTTGACTAGTATAGAATAAAATATTTAAAGTTACGAAAACTTAAGATTATCAGGGTTTACCAGTGCAAAGGTAGCGGCCGCGCGGGTTACTTCAGGAAAAAATGAATTCTTTTTCATCCTGTTTATATAAACTTTGGCATAAACTTTTAACATTTATATACTTATATAATAAGAGTTTTCACTCGTAAATAACTCTCTTATATAAAAGAAATACTACTTAATAACACCATTATGACAATTTAGcttttgttaaaaaaaatatatatcataaagTTAAAAGATGATCAAAGTTAATATCGAATCTAATGTGTAATCTCActtagatttttaaaattaatataattattagTGATGAGTGATACATGAATATCTTTTGGTGACATGCCCTTTAACCAATAGCCTTGTATTTATCAATGATGAATGATTCCTGAAGATTCTGTAGTGACATGCCCTTAAACTGATCGCCTTGTATTTATCGGTGATTACTCACtctgttttttttttatttgtcgctTTGTGTATTTCAATGTGGTTTGACCTGCTAGTTataaatatgattttaaaatttaaattaaattaaaaaaaaataatttataaatgatAATTTTAACTAGCCGGTCATAGAATATTGAAATGTGTGTAAGAGGGAGTACTGATTATTGATCAGTGATTAGACTTGATTAACAAGTGTGGCATCTGAATAAATCAATCAAATTGGTAGTCACAAAGAAATCTGTCAGTGATAGCCTGTCATTTTTTTTTGGTGAGTGATAGTGTATGTTCCACAAATTGGTATTCGTCATATACTTCAGCAGCCTATGGATTTTTTACCAAAGATCCCTGCTTCCATAAAATATTCATCTTCAAGTTCAGTTAGCATTGAGTttcaatttcataaaatatctaGAGAGATGCATAATCAAATAAAAGCAGCAGAAATAGACCAAGAGACCTCGGTTTAGTTTGTTAATAGTTTCCACTCTGCAAGAATCTCTGCTAATCTTGTTTACACTCTTACGTAACagaccaaaccaaaccaaacatagCTGATACTTGAAATATATATATCCACTACCAAATACGAACAAACATATTCAATATATCGGCTTCTAAATATGAAACAGGGATGGTAAAACGATGCAGGTTGATCTTACCCATACTCTTTTAAGCAGAGAGGAGCAGAAATGTATgcaccaacaacaataataatcaTAGCGGTATAATAACTATAAGTACATTTCTTTTAGCCAAGCATGCTGTACCTAACTTGTTACAATTCATATAAAGATTTACAGCTGTTTATTGTTTTAATGACAACTAGAACATGTACACTTCATAACACCAATGACATGATTTTAATGTATGACAGTGATCGGCGGTTCGTTTCGATCGGTGCTCAACCATATTATTGGACCACCTGAATTAATCCCTCCCCTTTTCATTTAAAGCTTCACAACTTCCGGGATGTGCACCGGATATCTATCAATGCAATCCATCCACGGTCCATCACTAGGTGTTTTTACCGTCCGATTACACTTCCACACCGCACTGTTACATTTAAAACCGCTCCCGAACGCAATTTGCCATACCCTGTCGCCTTTTTTCATCCTCCCCTTGGCTTCAATGTAGCTCATTTCGTACCATAACGAAGATGAGGACGTGTTACCAAACCTATGGAGCGTCATTCTTGAGGCCTCCACGTGTTCTGCTGAGAGCTGTAGATTCTTCTGGAGCTCGTCGATCACTGCACGACCTCCAGCGTGGATGCAGAAATGCTCGAACGCCAGCTTGAAATCGGGGATGTAGGGTTTCCATTTAGGGTTAAAGATTTTTCGACCAATGAGAGTGAAAAGGAAAAGGAGCTGTTCTGACGCAGGAAGGACTAATGGACCAATTGTAGTTAT from Apium graveolens cultivar Ventura chromosome 5, ASM990537v1, whole genome shotgun sequence includes the following:
- the LOC141723482 gene encoding LOB domain-containing protein 41-like, producing MRTSCNGCRALRKGCSDDCSIKPCLQWIKTPESQAHATVFLAKFYGRAGLLNLVNTGPSHLRPAIFRSLLYEACGRIVNPIYGSVGLLWSGNWQLCQDAVEAVLKGSPITKISSETAETDNGPPLKAYDIRHIPKDDNSSGSNQLHRVRNRCRFKKSAAKKQDNSGWIRPENECARSPSHESALSHLSEVAINMEASEILACEDEGSAHCGADGEIELELTLGLRF